A single window of Pleomorphomonas sp. T1.2MG-36 DNA harbors:
- a CDS encoding organic hydroperoxide resistance protein, translating into MNVLYTAHAHTTGGRTGHSETTDGRLKIDLSTPKELGGDNGQGTNPEQLFAAGYSACFMGALKFAASKEKVSIPADASIDAHIGIGPREDGGGFGITAKLEIKVPGLDRAVVEDLVAKADIVCPYSHATRGNIEKTLVVL; encoded by the coding sequence ATGAACGTTCTCTATACCGCCCATGCCCACACGACCGGCGGCCGCACCGGCCATTCGGAGACCACCGACGGTCGCCTGAAGATCGACCTGTCGACCCCGAAGGAACTGGGCGGTGACAACGGCCAGGGCACCAACCCCGAGCAGCTGTTCGCAGCCGGTTATTCGGCCTGCTTCATGGGCGCGCTGAAGTTCGCGGCTTCCAAGGAAAAGGTATCCATTCCCGCCGACGCGTCGATCGACGCCCACATCGGCATCGGCCCGCGCGAGGATGGCGGCGGCTTCGGCATCACCGCCAAGCTTGAGATCAAGGTGCCCGGCCTCGACCGCGCCGTCGTCGAGGATCTGGTCGCCAAGGCCGACATCGTCTGCCCCTACAGCCATGCGACGCGCGGCAACATCGAGAAAACGCTGGTCGTGCTCTGA
- a CDS encoding DEAD/DEAH box helicase: MTSFSDFGLADTLNRALVDAGYETPTPIQTQAIPDLLKGRDLLGIAQTGTGKTAAFALPILQRLAPGKPAAPRRVRALILSPTRELATQIAESFKTYSRYMNHMSIAVVFGGVGHRPQEDRLKRGVDILVATPGRLMDHMAAGMVSLETTEIFVLDEADQMLDMGFVQPVRRIVKHLPKARQSLFFSATMPKEIGQLAGELLFNPITVSVAPAATTVERVEQRVIHVETAAKRRLLLDVIVAEKPERALIFTRTKHGADRVVRQLGQDGVDAAAIHGNKSQAQREKALAAFKAGTTQILVATDIAARGIDVTGVSHVINFDLPNIPESYVHRIGRTARAGASGVAISFCADDERPYLKDIEKITRQKIPAEDRRGTIALSERSDASERGERAERPSGKRPQPGARSGNPRNNRRPAPPAVSAEQQRRDAMPAAKARQPGAAKPSHVAQGKPGQSKASQRPIHRDTGAAEETLGRVGFLAGGRDGLKRRPEGRGQRDGR; this comes from the coding sequence TTGACGTCCTTTTCCGACTTCGGCCTTGCCGACACGCTGAATCGCGCCCTTGTCGACGCGGGCTACGAGACCCCCACCCCCATCCAGACCCAGGCGATCCCCGACCTTCTGAAAGGTCGCGACCTTCTCGGCATCGCCCAGACCGGCACCGGCAAGACCGCCGCCTTCGCTCTCCCCATCCTGCAGCGCCTCGCGCCGGGCAAGCCGGCCGCTCCGCGCCGCGTCCGCGCCCTGATCCTGTCGCCGACCCGCGAGCTGGCCACCCAGATCGCCGAGAGCTTCAAGACCTACTCGCGCTACATGAACCACATGTCGATCGCCGTGGTGTTCGGCGGCGTCGGCCACCGTCCCCAGGAAGACCGCCTGAAGCGCGGCGTCGACATCCTCGTCGCCACCCCCGGCCGCCTGATGGACCACATGGCCGCCGGCATGGTCTCCCTTGAGACGACCGAAATCTTCGTGCTCGACGAGGCCGACCAGATGCTGGACATGGGCTTCGTCCAGCCGGTGCGCCGCATCGTCAAGCACCTGCCGAAGGCGCGGCAGAGCCTGTTCTTCTCGGCCACCATGCCGAAGGAAATCGGCCAGTTGGCCGGTGAACTGCTGTTCAACCCGATCACCGTCTCCGTCGCGCCGGCCGCCACCACCGTCGAGCGCGTCGAACAGCGCGTGATCCACGTCGAGACCGCCGCCAAGCGCCGGCTGCTGCTCGACGTCATCGTCGCCGAGAAGCCCGAGCGCGCCCTGATCTTCACGCGGACCAAGCACGGCGCCGACCGCGTCGTCCGCCAGCTCGGCCAGGACGGCGTCGACGCCGCCGCGATCCACGGCAACAAGAGCCAGGCCCAGCGCGAGAAGGCGCTTGCCGCCTTCAAGGCCGGCACGACGCAGATCCTCGTCGCCACCGACATCGCCGCCCGCGGCATCGACGTGACGGGCGTCAGCCACGTCATCAACTTCGACCTGCCGAACATCCCGGAAAGCTACGTCCACCGCATCGGCCGCACGGCGCGCGCCGGCGCCTCGGGCGTCGCCATCTCCTTCTGCGCCGACGACGAGCGTCCTTATCTCAAGGACATCGAGAAGATCACCCGCCAGAAGATTCCGGCCGAGGATCGTCGCGGCACCATCGCGCTCTCCGAACGGTCCGATGCGTCCGAGCGTGGCGAACGCGCCGAGCGTCCGTCGGGCAAGCGGCCGCAGCCGGGTGCCCGTTCCGGCAACCCGCGCAACAACCGCCGCCCTGCCCCGCCGGCAGTTTCGGCCGAACAGCAGCGGCGTGACGCCATGCCCGCCGCCAAGGCCCGCCAGCCGGGAGCCGCCAAGCCCTCGCATGTCGCCCAGGGCAAGCCGGGCCAGTCCAAGGCGTCGCAGCGTCCCATCCACCGCGACACCGGTGCCGCCGAGGAAACCCTCGGCCGCGTCGGCTTCCTCGCCGGTGGTCGCGACGGCCTGAAGCGCCGCCCCGAGGGTCGCGGCCAGCGCGACGGCCGATAA
- a CDS encoding autotransporter outer membrane beta-barrel domain-containing protein, with amino-acid sequence MSGKQKPIHSLLSSERELAASRTSGRVRPWVTTGCALLASSSLSLATTLAAQAANTVYDSGSTTISSPDSITGTDSYIIGDTGTATVNVVNPGSMSSQYDFILGNGASGDGTVTTSGVASLTANRFYIGLYGTGTLSVADGGTITASGPDRKVYLGNFGGSTGTLTMSGASTTLTAYDLNVAWTGNGAMTVSNGATATIEQDVTLGKNGYTTGELTITGTGSSVTSDRLYVGEAGTGTLNILDGASYVLTGTSKMYVGNTFGSTGTVNVDGAGSSISAVQLAVGWNGAATMTLSNGATTTITGDVFVGEYGPSTGTLTVTGSGSQLTADRIYVGDSGTGYLNVLNGGTVATTGTSKIYFGNTSAGAGHGTVSGAGSTLSSGEINVGWNDDGTLTASDGGAVRSTGTMTVGYANGGIGSLTVTSGGTVTVGGGTGILQVAQLAGSAGAVNIGAAVGDAAASTGTLNVGSVAFGAGAGTLVFNHTDSNYRFGVAVTGAGTIRSLAGVTALTGDYSGFTGQVAVDGGLLSVDTTSFTHGAFTVNTGGTLRVTGSMTSAADTVTMNGGSLLNTGSIDGTQYGIVFASAHASSVTTSGLIDGNTAAIHYAGGGNTLSILPGASFGNVVDYATTAGNTTRFAEGSFVIPVANYVAGTNTVALDNNRQTVVYNNANTASGTMSVVDTGATASVFNSVQTVTSTLGATATDVLSVDVDRSGAISSRVAMAYGDTEKKSEGQKAISTMVGDGLAVDPYGNLFWMRGFGGASHDDFSDASATHYGLALGVDHIFDQTRIGVMAGVGHLKSRTEGRTSEADGDTAFGGVYMRQPLSGFMLDASVIAGGIFSDTTREVNAGTETARGSYDGWFVSPELALSRAYALSEGWTLTPRGSVRYTYGSFESYTETDSSQNLTYDDRSAQAVEGVFELKLSRTHQFDNGKVATVSLSAAALDTYNLGNSDLNASLAGTDFSVSTLGDRNQVGGRLGVDAEFKLDAQTSMMAGFSASRYTDDSWAYAANAGLRLKF; translated from the coding sequence GTGAGCGGGAAGCAGAAGCCAATTCACAGCCTTTTGTCCTCCGAGCGCGAACTTGCGGCGAGCCGGACGTCCGGCCGGGTTCGCCCGTGGGTCACCACCGGCTGCGCGCTTCTCGCCTCGTCGTCGCTGTCGCTTGCGACGACCCTGGCCGCGCAGGCGGCCAACACCGTTTACGACAGCGGTTCAACGACGATCTCCAGCCCCGACTCGATTACCGGCACCGACAGCTACATCATCGGCGATACCGGAACGGCGACGGTTAACGTCGTCAACCCTGGCTCTATGTCGTCCCAGTATGACTTCATCTTAGGTAACGGGGCCTCTGGCGACGGTACCGTGACCACCAGTGGCGTGGCCAGCCTGACTGCCAACCGCTTCTACATCGGTCTTTACGGCACGGGTACGCTGTCGGTGGCGGATGGGGGAACCATCACGGCCTCCGGCCCGGATCGCAAGGTCTACCTCGGCAACTTCGGCGGCTCGACGGGTACGCTGACGATGTCCGGGGCGTCGACAACGCTGACGGCTTATGATCTCAATGTCGCCTGGACCGGCAACGGCGCGATGACCGTTTCGAACGGCGCGACGGCGACGATCGAGCAGGACGTCACGCTCGGCAAGAACGGCTATACCACCGGCGAGCTGACCATCACCGGCACGGGGTCATCGGTTACCTCCGATCGCCTCTACGTCGGCGAGGCCGGCACGGGCACGCTGAACATTCTGGATGGGGCCTCCTACGTCCTGACCGGCACCAGCAAGATGTATGTCGGAAATACTTTCGGCAGCACTGGTACCGTCAATGTCGACGGCGCCGGTTCGTCGATCTCCGCTGTCCAACTGGCTGTCGGCTGGAATGGTGCGGCGACGATGACACTGTCGAACGGCGCCACCACGACGATCACGGGCGACGTGTTCGTCGGCGAGTATGGCCCGAGCACCGGCACGCTGACGGTGACGGGCAGCGGCTCCCAGCTTACGGCCGACCGCATCTACGTCGGCGACAGCGGCACCGGCTATCTCAACGTTCTGAACGGTGGCACCGTCGCCACCACCGGCACAAGCAAGATCTACTTCGGCAACACGTCGGCGGGTGCCGGACACGGCACCGTCAGCGGTGCCGGGTCGACCCTGTCGTCCGGCGAGATCAACGTCGGCTGGAATGACGACGGCACGCTGACCGCTTCGGATGGCGGCGCGGTTCGGTCCACCGGGACCATGACCGTGGGCTACGCCAACGGCGGCATTGGCTCGCTGACAGTGACCAGCGGCGGCACCGTGACGGTGGGCGGCGGTACGGGCATCCTTCAGGTTGCCCAGCTCGCGGGCTCGGCCGGAGCGGTCAACATCGGCGCGGCGGTTGGTGATGCGGCGGCATCGACGGGTACGCTGAACGTCGGCAGCGTGGCCTTCGGCGCCGGCGCCGGAACGCTGGTGTTCAACCACACCGACAGCAATTACCGCTTCGGCGTCGCCGTGACCGGCGCCGGCACGATCCGGTCGCTGGCGGGTGTCACTGCGCTGACGGGCGACTACAGCGGCTTCACGGGCCAGGTGGCCGTGGACGGCGGGTTGCTCTCGGTCGACACGACGAGCTTCACGCACGGCGCCTTCACCGTCAACACCGGCGGCACCTTGCGGGTGACGGGTTCGATGACCAGTGCCGCCGATACCGTGACCATGAACGGCGGATCGCTGCTCAACACCGGTTCGATCGACGGTACCCAATATGGCATCGTGTTCGCCAGTGCGCACGCCAGCTCCGTCACGACCTCCGGCCTGATCGACGGCAATACGGCGGCGATCCATTACGCCGGCGGCGGCAACACCCTGTCCATCCTGCCCGGCGCCAGCTTCGGAAATGTGGTCGACTACGCCACCACCGCCGGCAACACGACCCGTTTCGCCGAAGGCAGCTTCGTTATCCCGGTGGCGAACTATGTTGCCGGCACAAATACCGTCGCGCTCGACAACAATCGCCAGACGGTCGTCTATAACAACGCCAATACCGCCTCGGGCACCATGTCGGTGGTCGATACCGGCGCCACGGCGTCGGTGTTCAACAGCGTGCAGACGGTTACCTCGACCCTTGGTGCGACGGCGACCGACGTGCTGTCGGTCGATGTCGATCGTAGCGGCGCCATCTCGTCGCGCGTCGCCATGGCCTATGGCGACACCGAGAAGAAGAGCGAAGGCCAGAAGGCCATTTCGACCATGGTCGGCGACGGGCTGGCGGTCGATCCCTATGGCAACCTGTTCTGGATGCGCGGTTTCGGCGGCGCCAGCCACGACGACTTCTCCGATGCGTCGGCGACCCACTACGGTCTGGCGCTCGGCGTCGACCACATCTTCGATCAGACCCGCATCGGCGTGATGGCCGGCGTCGGGCACCTGAAGAGCCGGACGGAAGGGCGCACCTCCGAGGCCGACGGCGACACGGCCTTCGGCGGTGTCTACATGCGCCAGCCGCTGTCGGGCTTCATGCTCGATGCCTCGGTGATCGCCGGCGGCATCTTCTCGGACACGACGCGCGAGGTGAACGCGGGCACCGAGACCGCCCGTGGCAGCTATGACGGCTGGTTCGTCTCGCCGGAACTGGCCCTGTCGCGCGCCTATGCGCTGTCGGAAGGCTGGACGCTGACGCCGCGGGGCTCGGTCCGCTACACCTATGGCTCGTTCGAGAGCTATACCGAAACCGACTCGTCGCAGAACCTCACCTACGACGACCGTTCGGCGCAGGCCGTCGAGGGCGTGTTCGAGCTGAAGCTCAGCCGGACGCACCAGTTCGACAACGGCAAGGTCGCCACGGTGTCCCTGTCGGCCGCCGCGCTCGATACCTACAATCTCGGCAACTCCGATCTCAACGCCTCGCTCGCCGGTACCGACTTCTCGGTCTCCACCCTGGGCGATCGCAATCAGGTCGGCGGCCGGCTCGGTGTTGACGCCGAATTCAAGCTCGATGCGCAGACCTCGATGATGGCGGGCTTCAGCGCCAGCCGCTATACAGACGACAGCTGGGCCTATGCGGCCAACGCGGGCCTCCGGCTGAAGTTCTGA
- the mnmA gene encoding tRNA 2-thiouridine(34) synthase MnmA: MNSLDLEGRPEDTRVVVAMSGGVDSSVVAGLLKREGYDVVGVTLQLYDHGEAVHRKGACCAGQDIHDARDVAARLGIPHYVLDYESRFREAVIDRFAESYIAGETPVPCVACNQTVKFSDLLDTARNLGAQALATGHYVRSRLVNGHRAMYRPVDLDRDQSYFLFATTQDQLDFLRFPLGGLTKPETRAVARELGLEIADKHDSQDICFVPQGKYADVIEKLKPEAAAAGDIVHVDGRVLGRHGGIIHFTVGQRKGLGVATGEPLFVIRLDAASRQVVVGPREALITHRLTLRDLNWIGGGTLDAEADSGRTVFAKVRSSRPPQAALLVHQDGRIGVELLDGEQGIAPGQACVLYDAPGDEARVLGGGFIEATASLHRSLAAE, translated from the coding sequence CTGAACTCGCTCGATCTCGAAGGCCGCCCTGAGGACACCCGTGTCGTCGTCGCCATGTCCGGCGGCGTCGACTCTTCCGTTGTGGCCGGCCTCCTGAAACGCGAAGGCTATGATGTCGTCGGCGTGACGCTGCAGCTCTACGACCATGGCGAGGCCGTTCATCGCAAGGGCGCTTGCTGCGCCGGTCAGGACATCCACGACGCCCGCGACGTGGCGGCGCGCCTCGGCATCCCCCATTACGTGCTGGATTACGAGAGCCGGTTCCGCGAGGCGGTGATCGATCGCTTCGCCGAGAGCTACATTGCCGGCGAGACGCCGGTGCCCTGCGTCGCCTGCAACCAGACGGTCAAGTTCTCCGACCTCCTGGACACGGCGCGCAACCTCGGGGCACAGGCGCTGGCCACCGGCCACTACGTGCGTTCGCGCCTCGTGAACGGTCATCGCGCCATGTACCGGCCGGTCGATCTCGACCGCGACCAGAGCTATTTCCTGTTCGCCACCACGCAGGACCAGCTCGACTTCCTGCGCTTCCCGCTCGGCGGTCTCACCAAACCGGAGACGCGGGCGGTGGCGCGCGAGCTCGGCCTTGAGATCGCCGACAAGCACGACAGCCAGGACATCTGCTTCGTGCCGCAGGGCAAGTATGCCGACGTCATCGAGAAGCTGAAGCCGGAAGCGGCGGCGGCCGGCGACATCGTCCACGTCGACGGTCGCGTGCTCGGTCGCCATGGCGGCATCATTCACTTCACCGTCGGCCAGCGGAAGGGCCTCGGCGTCGCCACCGGCGAGCCGCTGTTCGTCATCCGCCTCGATGCCGCGAGCCGGCAGGTGGTGGTGGGGCCGCGCGAGGCGCTGATCACCCATCGCCTCACGCTGCGCGACCTCAACTGGATCGGCGGCGGCACGCTCGACGCCGAAGCCGATAGTGGCCGCACGGTGTTCGCCAAGGTGCGCTCGTCGCGGCCGCCGCAGGCGGCGTTGCTCGTCCACCAGGACGGGCGGATCGGCGTGGAGCTCCTCGACGGCGAGCAGGGCATCGCCCCCGGCCAGGCCTGCGTGCTCTACGATGCCCCCGGCGACGAAGCGCGGGTGCTGGGCGGCGGCTTCATCGAGGCCACCGCGTCGCTGCACAGGTCGCTCGCGGCCGAATAG
- a CDS encoding invasion associated locus B family protein, which translates to MIGTQGEARRLGLALAVMAAFATGDAGAQTPLPKPAAEPAAAGAAASGPAETTATYGNWVLHCARAKPADGGAEAATSCEIVQTIQMEGQREPFAKLAFGYPTLTERQLIATAVVPVNVALPGGIGLSGNGKAGAEEQGAQALAWSRCFSGACFARAGAEPGLIDAARKEKAGALRFVDAQGQVVAIPLSWNGFAQALAALDASVSQAAGK; encoded by the coding sequence ATGATTGGTACCCAAGGCGAGGCCCGCCGTTTGGGCTTGGCGCTGGCCGTCATGGCGGCGTTCGCGACCGGTGACGCAGGGGCGCAGACGCCCCTGCCGAAGCCGGCGGCCGAACCGGCTGCGGCCGGGGCGGCGGCGTCAGGGCCGGCGGAAACCACGGCGACCTACGGCAACTGGGTGCTGCATTGCGCCCGTGCCAAGCCGGCGGACGGCGGCGCCGAAGCGGCGACCAGCTGCGAGATCGTCCAGACGATCCAGATGGAAGGGCAGAGGGAGCCATTCGCCAAGCTGGCTTTCGGCTACCCGACGCTGACCGAGCGCCAGCTCATCGCGACGGCCGTCGTGCCGGTGAACGTGGCGCTGCCCGGCGGGATCGGCCTGTCCGGCAACGGCAAGGCCGGCGCCGAGGAGCAGGGCGCGCAGGCGCTGGCGTGGAGCCGGTGCTTCTCCGGGGCGTGCTTTGCCCGTGCCGGTGCGGAACCCGGCCTTATCGATGCGGCACGCAAGGAAAAGGCCGGTGCGCTGCGCTTCGTCGACGCGCAGGGGCAGGTCGTGGCCATCCCCCTGTCGTGGAACGGGTTCGCCCAGGCGCTGGCGGCGCTCGACGCGTCCGTCTCCCAGGCGGCCGGCAAGTAA
- a CDS encoding MarR family winged helix-turn-helix transcriptional regulator produces the protein MTNVPKLSDQLCFAAYSFTHALNRAYRSLLEPLGLTYPQYLVMLVLWEADGQTVKEIGERLKLDSGTLTPLLKRLETIGYVSRRRGKEDERQVIVHLTDEGRTLSGKAVGVPVELGCAMGAEWGEIAQLRDRLLALRDRLGETGCAIGEPET, from the coding sequence ATGACCAACGTCCCGAAGCTCTCCGACCAGCTGTGCTTTGCCGCCTATTCCTTCACGCACGCCCTCAACCGCGCCTACCGGTCGCTGCTTGAGCCGCTCGGCCTCACCTATCCGCAGTATCTGGTCATGCTGGTCTTGTGGGAGGCTGACGGCCAGACGGTGAAGGAGATCGGCGAGCGTCTGAAGCTCGACTCGGGCACGCTGACCCCGCTCCTGAAGCGTCTGGAGACGATCGGCTACGTGAGCCGGCGGCGCGGCAAGGAAGACGAGCGGCAGGTGATCGTCCACCTCACCGATGAGGGACGAACGCTGTCGGGCAAGGCGGTGGGGGTGCCGGTCGAACTCGGCTGCGCCATGGGCGCCGAATGGGGCGAGATCGCCCAGTTGCGCGACCGCCTGCTGGCGTTGCGCGACCGCCTCGGCGAGACCGGCTGCGCCATCGGCGAACCGGAGACGTAA
- a CDS encoding methyl-accepting chemotaxis protein — translation MMRTEGSLSTRLLLTTGAMVGLTIVLSVAATAWNAARRTEADVMTLATEKASGIARSAENQITEAVSAGATLTASLSGLAVKRDTQRADVIEMIKAVPAAFPNVFGAWMCDLADRPAGDLFKGTDGANDAGLFAPYWTKSASGELSFTTFTVDPKAGWYAAPLAAEKSLISEPYQSEQKDLITSITVPLRLDGKIVGLAGVDIKLDKLASSLSAMRPFEGGRVMLLSNAGNWLVPPDADALMKPYAGIGDADVKAALADGKMRTVSGFDDGSVRIVYPFSAPGMNTTWAAVIEVPRAVFVDPIYASLFETLISGLLVLGAAMASILFSTHYVVKRPLVHTLASVNALIERRYEVAIADTGRHDEIGAINKALEVFRDKARQAETLAEQQTVLQREQIERADTIRSASQRFDLDVTGLTDRVLALVEELNKASDTLTQGADDTSMKSAAVASASEQASANVGAVASAAEELNTSVDEIGRQIGQSAEIALQAVGQATDANSRVDALSGAAQRISEVVQLIDSIAAQTNLLALNATIEAARAGEAGKGFAVVAAEVKQLADQTARATGEIAVQIQSVQSVTASTVEAIQAISATIQEMNRISRSIQTSVEQQGSATREIATNIHEASAGTREVSQNVSAVADAATATGGTARKVQQVAVSLSDHTQDLRATVAGFIDSVRKSA, via the coding sequence ATGATGCGCACCGAGGGCAGCCTTTCCACCCGCCTCCTCCTGACCACCGGCGCCATGGTCGGTCTGACCATCGTCCTGTCCGTCGCCGCGACGGCTTGGAACGCGGCTCGGCGGACCGAAGCCGACGTCATGACGCTGGCCACGGAAAAGGCGTCCGGCATCGCCCGCAGCGCCGAGAACCAGATCACCGAAGCCGTTTCGGCCGGCGCCACCCTGACGGCCTCGCTGTCCGGCCTCGCCGTCAAGCGCGACACGCAGCGCGCCGACGTCATCGAGATGATCAAGGCAGTGCCGGCGGCCTTCCCCAACGTCTTCGGCGCCTGGATGTGCGACCTTGCCGACCGCCCGGCGGGCGACCTCTTCAAGGGAACCGACGGCGCCAACGACGCCGGCCTCTTCGCGCCCTACTGGACCAAGTCGGCCTCGGGCGAGCTGTCCTTCACCACCTTCACGGTGGACCCCAAGGCCGGTTGGTACGCCGCCCCGCTGGCGGCGGAAAAGAGCCTGATCTCCGAGCCTTACCAGTCCGAGCAGAAGGACCTGATCACCTCGATCACCGTTCCGCTGCGCCTCGACGGCAAGATCGTCGGTCTGGCCGGCGTCGACATCAAGCTCGACAAGCTGGCATCGAGCCTCAGCGCGATGCGCCCGTTTGAGGGCGGCCGGGTGATGCTCCTCTCCAACGCCGGCAACTGGCTGGTGCCGCCGGACGCCGACGCGCTGATGAAGCCCTATGCCGGGATCGGCGACGCCGACGTCAAGGCCGCGCTGGCCGATGGCAAGATGCGCACGGTATCCGGCTTCGATGACGGTTCCGTCCGCATCGTCTACCCCTTCTCGGCACCGGGCATGAACACCACCTGGGCCGCTGTCATCGAGGTGCCGCGCGCCGTCTTCGTCGACCCGATCTACGCCAGCCTGTTCGAAACGCTGATCAGCGGCCTGTTGGTGCTGGGCGCGGCCATGGCGTCCATCCTCTTTTCGACGCACTACGTGGTGAAGCGCCCGCTCGTCCACACCCTCGCCAGCGTCAACGCGCTCATCGAGCGCCGCTATGAGGTCGCCATCGCCGACACTGGCCGCCACGACGAGATCGGCGCCATCAACAAGGCGCTGGAAGTCTTCCGGGACAAGGCGCGGCAGGCCGAGACGCTGGCCGAGCAGCAGACCGTCCTGCAGCGCGAACAGATCGAGCGCGCCGACACCATTCGCAGCGCCTCCCAGCGCTTCGACCTCGACGTCACCGGCCTGACGGATCGCGTCCTGGCCCTGGTCGAGGAACTGAACAAGGCCTCGGACACGCTGACCCAGGGTGCCGATGACACCAGCATGAAGAGCGCGGCGGTGGCGTCGGCCTCCGAGCAGGCTTCGGCAAACGTCGGTGCCGTCGCCTCGGCGGCCGAGGAACTGAACACCTCCGTCGACGAGATCGGCCGCCAGATCGGCCAGTCGGCCGAGATCGCCTTGCAGGCCGTCGGTCAGGCGACCGACGCCAACAGTCGCGTCGACGCCCTGTCGGGCGCCGCCCAGCGCATCAGCGAAGTGGTCCAGCTCATCGACAGCATCGCCGCCCAGACCAACCTTCTCGCCTTGAACGCCACCATCGAGGCGGCGCGGGCCGGCGAGGCGGGCAAGGGCTTCGCCGTCGTCGCCGCCGAGGTGAAGCAGCTCGCCGACCAGACCGCCAGGGCCACCGGCGAGATCGCCGTCCAGATCCAGTCGGTGCAGTCGGTAACCGCGTCGACGGTCGAGGCGATCCAGGCGATCTCCGCGACCATTCAGGAAATGAACCGCATCTCGCGCAGCATCCAGACCTCGGTCGAGCAGCAGGGCAGCGCGACGCGCGAGATCGCCACCAACATCCACGAGGCGTCGGCCGGCACGCGCGAAGTGTCGCAGAACGTCTCGGCGGTCGCCGACGCGGCGACGGCGACCGGCGGAACCGCCCGAAAGGTGCAGCAGGTGGCCGTGAGCCTGTCCGACCACACCCAGGATCTGAGAGCGACGGTGGCCGGGTTCATCGACAGCGTCCGCAAGTCCGCCTGA
- the mgrA gene encoding L-glyceraldehyde 3-phosphate reductase, with amino-acid sequence MAYEAAKTRYDDMIYRRVGRSGLKLPAISLGLWQNFGENSPIERGRAICRTAFDLGITHFDLANNYGPPPGTAEEAFGKILASDFRPYRDEMIVSTKAGYGMWPGPYGEWGSRKYLVASLDQSLKRMGLDYVDIFYSHRFDPETPLEETMGALDHIVRSGRALYVGISSYNSKRTREALAILKSLGTPCLIHQPSYSMINRWIEEDGLLDTLGELGVGSIAFSPLAQGMLTDKYLKGEVPEGSRGARKGPLKPTFLSDDNLTRIRALNDIAAARGQTLAQMAIAWVLRGGRVTSALIGASRPEQVVDCVGALKNLDFSAAELAEIDARAPDLNVNIWAASAERQGPPR; translated from the coding sequence ATGGCCTATGAAGCAGCGAAAACCCGTTACGACGACATGATTTACCGCCGCGTCGGGCGGTCGGGGCTGAAGCTGCCGGCCATTTCGCTCGGCCTTTGGCAGAACTTCGGCGAGAACTCCCCCATCGAGCGCGGCCGCGCCATCTGCCGCACCGCCTTCGATCTCGGCATCACCCACTTCGACCTCGCCAACAACTACGGTCCGCCGCCCGGCACCGCCGAGGAAGCCTTCGGCAAGATCCTTGCCAGCGACTTCCGCCCCTACCGCGACGAGATGATCGTCTCCACCAAGGCCGGCTACGGCATGTGGCCCGGCCCCTATGGCGAGTGGGGCAGCCGCAAGTACCTGGTCGCCTCGCTCGACCAGAGCCTGAAGCGGATGGGTCTCGACTACGTCGACATCTTCTATTCCCACCGCTTCGATCCCGAGACGCCGCTCGAGGAAACCATGGGCGCGCTCGATCATATCGTCCGCTCCGGGCGGGCGCTCTACGTCGGCATCTCCTCCTACAACTCCAAGCGGACGCGCGAGGCGCTGGCGATCCTGAAATCGCTCGGCACGCCCTGCCTCATCCATCAGCCCAGCTACTCGATGATCAACCGCTGGATCGAGGAGGACGGCCTGCTCGACACGTTGGGCGAACTCGGCGTCGGCTCCATCGCCTTCTCGCCGCTCGCCCAGGGCATGCTGACCGACAAGTATCTGAAGGGCGAGGTGCCCGAGGGCAGCCGTGGCGCCCGCAAGGGCCCTCTGAAGCCCACCTTCCTCTCCGACGACAACCTTACCCGCATCCGCGCCCTCAACGACATCGCGGCGGCGCGCGGCCAGACGCTGGCCCAGATGGCCATCGCCTGGGTGCTGCGCGGCGGACGCGTCACCTCGGCGCTGATCGGCGCCAGCCGGCCGGAGCAGGTGGTCGACTGCGTCGGCGCCCTGAAGAACCTGGATTTCTCGGCCGCCGAGCTTGCCGAGATCGACGCCCGCGCGCCGGACCTCAACGTCAACATCTGGGCCGCCTCGGCCGAGCGGCAAGGCCCGCCGCGGTAA